In Zingiber officinale cultivar Zhangliang chromosome 1A, Zo_v1.1, whole genome shotgun sequence, the DNA window GGCGACGTGATCGGGCATTGAACACACATTTTTGTGTGCCCAGATGACGTGACTTAACAATGAACACATTTGGACAAATATGCACAGATGACGTGACACAACAATGACAACATCGGGACAAGTTTGGCAGACGACGTGACCGGGCATTGAACACACATTTTTGTGTGCCCAGATGACGTGACCTAACAATGAACACATTTGGACAAATATGCACAAATGACGTGACACAACAATGACAACATCGGGACAAGTTTGGCAGACGACGTGACCGAGCATTGAACACACATTTTTGTGCCCAGATAACGTGACCTAATAATGAACACATTTGGACAAATATGCACAGATGATGTGACACAACAATGACAACATCGGGACAAGTTTGGCAGGCGACGTGACATGACATTGAATCaaaatttgcataattttatattcacATTTTTTCACTATATAAGGGCTTACCAGATATTGGTATAACACATtgtatgtgttggttgctactcggaaaacctataggttccattgtacaaaaattttgtacaaaggtctgaacctttcctagctaccatgtgttcttttaaattaaattttggatcgcctgcggaacttaacacgtttgatccaaaacttaatctatttgttcttttaggttttgacttggatctcctgcggaactttacacgttcgacccaagtctccttaagtgattaattccattaaatattaatttccataattggttcccagtactgacgtggcgaggcacatgaccttcttggatatggaagcaaccaccaccgactagacaaaaccttttatagaaagctaatatttaatttcctaaaataactttaggttaaccaaagagaacaatcaaatcacaaggaaaagaaaaaacaaaagaacacaacatcgaaaaacatattcgaaattctagaacgtaagcctcttgtatttgatattatttccataaataactagcatgatgcggaaataaaaattactagttataccttgtagaaaaaccccttgatcttctaccgtattcctcttctaacctcgaacgttgtgtgggcaacgatcttccgagatgagaaaccaccaaccaccttcttctcctccaagcaaggttcggccacaaaggaaaagcttcaccaaggaggaaaaccaaaatactaaccaagctccaagagatgctagctttctctccttcttcttcttcttctccgagtagtatccggccaccacaagagctccaatggaagagaagggttcggccaccacaagaggaagagagggagaggatggccggccacaccaaggaacaaaaaagggagagaaaataatagaggttgtgtctcatgaaggcaccctcaccccttcttttatattccttggcctaggcaaattaggaaatttaattacaataaaatttccttaattttccttgacatgaattaattgagaaaaataaaataaaatttcccaatcaacttgtgatggccggccacaatcaaaagagcaaattaggagagtttcaatcaacaaattaaaacttcataatttgtttccggaaattttaaaaaataaaatttctctttaaaaatctcttcatggttaataaaagaaaatttctataattttaattttattaacatgtgaataattttaaagagaaaataaaacatctctcccatctacaaataaggaaagagatctaatctctttctttaatcttttgtagatcttttacaagagagatattttaattttaattctctttaaattatatcttccacataataataaaaattaaaattaaatttctttttttaatttaatttggccggccctactagcttgggttcaagctagggccggccacccaattttatacctaggtcggcccctattgggtgggtatagaaggtgggtataggtgggtatagaactctataaataagaggctacgatagggaccgagaggaggaattggtttttgtctcccgataaaattaagcatcccgtgttcgccctgaacacacaacttaattttatcaatgataattcattccactagagaactatcattgaactaccgcaccaatcccaaattacatttttgggctccttcttattatgagtgtgttagtctccctgtgtttaagatatcgaatgtccattaattaagtgagttactgacaactcatttaattaatatctaaatccaagagtagtaccactcaaccttattatcatgtcggactaagtccacctgcagggtttaacatgacaatctttatgagctcctcttgaggacgttctcaacctagtatctctaggacacagtttccttctataatcaacaacacacactataagtgatatcatttcccaatttatcgggcttattgatttatcgaactaaatctcacccattgataaattaaagaaataaatatcaaatatatgtgcttgttattatattaggattaagagcacacacttccataataaccgaggtctttgtttctttataaagtcagtataaaagaaacgacctcaaatggtcctactcaatacactctgagtgtactagtgtaattatacagtcaagataaactgatacctaattacactacgaccttctaatggtttgttcctttccattttggtcgtgagctactgtttataatttataaggtactgataatatcatcttctgtatgtgacaccacatactatattatctacaatataaattaattgaacaactacaactaaatgtagaaaatttgaccaaatgtgattctttattcataatgaatgtttacaaagcttaggctttcagtatacactccaacagtatgTCAACAATTTTTGTGAGAGTTTCTCTTCTACTAAAATGAGTGCAACCTCTCGACAAGCTTCATACTCATTTGAAGAAGATAAACATTTATGTTATGTTTACCTTCATATTTCACAAAATCCAATCATTGAGATCAACCAATCGAAGGATCAATTCTGGGCAAGAGTTGAGAAAGAGTTTCATGCAGATCCAAATTTTGTGCATCATAGACGACCGCCAAGATCTTTGCaaaaaaaatgcttcttatgctaAGTGCAGTATCCAAAATGAAAGGTTGCATTCGACAAATCGAACATTTGAATCCTAGTGGAGCATCGGAACAAGATATTGTAAGTTACTATGCTCATATTTATTTTAGactatctaaattttaaaatctaagtcTAAATTTATTAATACATATTATTATCTTCATAACTGACATTCAATTATTTTCTTGTAGTTAACTCGTGCCAAAATGTTATTTGCAGAAGACCCAAAATACACAAAGGGTTTCAAATTTGACCATGTCTGGAATATTCTCAAAAACATTGAAAAATTTGGCACTGACACTATGAATACTGCATTCATGAAATCGCGACAACAAAATGCTAATGATGGTTCATTTGAGCAACAATTCTTCGAGGAAGCATTTCATACACCTTCATCTCCTGGTGTGTCTGCTTTTGATTTTAATATCACTGATTCAGATAGCGGTGTTAGTTCTAATAAACGACCTCCAGGGGTGAAAAAAagcaaaaatgaagaaaaagaacgATGAACAAATTGCAAAGGTAATTAATATTAATACTCAACTTGTTGAGGCAATGAATGTAAGTACCGCTGCTACTACAAAAATGGCAGATACTATGCTTTACAAGGaagaaatcaaaattttattcaaagatTTGAACTCGATCTCTAACCCGATGATGCGTGAATATATTCGCAATGAGCAAATTAGAATTATGCAAAAGAGAATGCAAGTACAAGGATCTCATTCAGTTGCACATCAAGGAGAAGGATCTCAAACATCTCAAATTCAGGGAGAAGGATCACAACTTAATCAATATCAAGGTAAAGATCAAGAATCTCAGAATCCTACGAATATTTTCGggcaatttcataattattttagcaGAATGGGGAGTGATCTTCCAGAATATtagtattataatattattaaagtaattttaagtttatgtGTGTTTTATTAGTATCGTTTGTACCATGTACTTGTTTGTTAAGCTCAgttaattatgtttttaattttgtattagtaatattttaatttaatgtcattactatctttattttgtATGTCATAATGGGtaatgtattttatatttatgcatataaaattttttaatattttattgtattatgtttatgaaattagtgataatttataaatataattataattataatatattaaataaaattaaaataataattttaataaattaaatatttacaaatatacataataaaatttaaatatgctattaaatacacttaatttaaatttataataaataatgattacatttaattatactataaataaagataaagaaaataataattattaattaattacatttgattttataataatataataaaataaaaaaaatatctccatcaCAAATATGGTGATGCGAATAGTGCAACATCATATTTGGTGTTGCACTATTCGCATCATCATATTTGGTGTTGCACTATTCGCATCACCATATTTGGGGTGAGTTTTGGTGTATGGGTTGGAACAATTTGGTGTTAAATTGATACCAAATTTGTTGTTTTGATGATGGGTTGGAGATGCCCTAAGCTCTTAGGATTTGGTGCAATAGCAGCTCTCATGCCTAATAATTTATAAGCTTTTAAGATTTTCTGTTCACGCCTCACAATTTATAAGCTTTTAAGATTTGCTACTGTTTGTAGGTCCGGATAGGCCAGCTAGTGAggattttatttgaaaaataactaaAGATCTTTCTCGAGTTTTGGAATTAAATTAGTAGCAatagtataaaaataaataatacaaaaTCTGAAAGAAAGAGACTcgaaattttacttggttacaatcgagatggttgttaatctaagacaatgacagcactagaaaaatctcctttgtgtAGGCAGAGAAACCTATTACAATCTTTGAAcactcagactattgctagaaaataaatgcttgagttgttgatatatttcctagctccaggggtatTTTTATAGCTTCTGGAAATTTCATCCAtaccttgagggtgcctcccaagGGTTTGGAAGGCACTTCCAGTGAGGCGgcagcggataaaattttatctgctGCAAATGACTATTTTGGCCAGGTCGAGGGCGTCCTCCGCCTGAAAGTGGCGGAGGCGCTGGCTCGcttcggaggcgccttcaacactttgttgagggcgcctccagcagtgtTCTCCAGCTCTTTTCGCTCTCCTGTTGCTCCGGTCGTTTGGATGATTACGGTCAATcaaaaatagggctcacccgaacccaattttcggtcttctctttaagcaggcttccgctccggcttctcgtccctcgaacgtcacgtacGTTATTcttatccaccggtgtactcttccgtagccctctcgtccctcggacgcaccgaacccgtcaaCTCCTTTCTCGTGCAGTCATTCTcgttagctacgtcttccgctcgacttcctgtgctcctaagcttatgcacacttagacacagggattaaaccagagcatgacctaacctaacttggttgatcacacaaaAATAATCTTGAGGTTCTACCACTGTTCACACCTCACAATTTATAAGTTTTTAAGATTTAGTGCATTAGCAGCTCTCATGCCTAACAAtttataagttttttaaaacaaatatagATTCGTTAATATAACGATCTTCTAATATCGGCTCTATAGATATAGATGAAAGTAAATACAGATACATAGACATTATACGTATCGAGAGGTAAATACTAAGTTGTCAATTTTTGATAATCGATTCCTACATATTATACTAGAAATGTGATAAAACTACTGTCTGTGCTAAGCCTCGAAGATAATTATAAACTTTTAAGGTTTGACATAGTAGTAGCTTTAATGCCTAACAGTCTATAAGCATTGGTTTATTGTATTTTTCAACGCGACTTTAAAATCATTCAAACGCGTCATTCAAATGCATTTTATAGTAATACACTGATTTATTTATGGTAATTTTAAAAGGAATGCTAATTTAtggtaattaaaattatttaaacgcATCAATTTTAAGGAACACTgatttatttatgttaattttcATATGTGGTCGCTACCTTCGACTCATAATGCGAACGCTTTAATTATCATGAGTTCAATTCATCTAAGAAATATTTTCTCATCAAATAAACACATTAAATATCATCAAtggaatatatataatatatatataataacaataataatattattattattattattatcatgcaAAGTTCTGGACGATCCTCATAAGTCTGAACACCCGACCCTCCAAAATGAATCAGGACATCCAGACAAgatatttcataattttttttatttcttaaaaattaCTTATATcggttaatttgatttttattttatttcttaaaaattaatttgttttttatttgattttaaaatttcttattcattTAAATTGAATaatccaaaataaataaaatcgataaaaatTATCATAAATGACTATGATATCCAAACAGATCTCCTTCGTATTGATTTTGAGACGAATTGATGGGACACTCTGATGAACCTATTCGCCACCAAAGAGACTCCAATACCTTTTGACATAaatagatttgatttttttttccttaccaAAGAGTATTGGGCTAGGTGTCCAAGAGAGGCCCATCAAAAACCTTTACTATATAATCTCTTCTCAGAATGAAAACGGAAGGCCGGTTCTTCCCTTTCGGAATCCTCATCGGAAAACCTAGATTCGATCCGTCGCAAAGGTACGATTTTGATTGCATTCGACGTGCTGTTTGCTTGAGTGAAAGATGCACGTGCTCCTTGATTAACTATTGTCTCATCCCTGAGGACCCGATCTGCATATGATTGCTGAGATCCCCATTTTTACGAGGATTTGATAGATCTCCCGGGATGCATATTCGACTTGCATGATATATCGGCGTTATCTTGTGCCTTATAGTAGTTGTTGGTATTATTTTATTGCTTTGATCTGTTCTTCAAGTAGCAAAAACTCTAAATTGAGAAGAACTGGTAATTGGATGGACGACAGTTTATGCGAATTTCATGGTTAAATCAGTGGCGGAAGAATATTTTCTAGGAGCATATGCATTTATCTACCTGGAGATTCTGGAGAGCTGGTTTTATTGGCTGTTTAATGACACTGATCGCACCCTACTGCTCTGATTATGATATTGTATTAGTTATTGCTCAAACTTTTAAGATGTGTGGTGCTCACTAGCATGTATGATATAGTTTGTGGACTACTGATCACAATTCGTATGAAACACATTCTAGGAATTTCTCATCTTCATGTACTTTTTCATCAGTAATACATTCATCTTGGCCTAAAATTGGTAACTTATCTTTCTTTTCTCATAAGTGCTACCTTGTTACGTGTACTTTTGTGGTTCAAGTAATACACAAACAAAGTAATTCATTAGTGAATAAGCTCCTATATACAACTTCTTGTTCGATTTGTTTCTCTCTTTTTAGTATTCTATTGAGTCCTGCCTTTTTCTCCCAACGTTGTCAAACTGAGGATCATATCGTGACTCACTTTTATGAAGTTTCATACTGTAAATCAAATCACCAGGCCTGAGTAGTCAAAAtaattaaatagattttaagATTTCTATCTTAAATAGATGttttctttctaaattatcaaaatattataATTCCTATTCAATGGATCATACTCGTGGTtcataaacaaaaagaaaaagaaaagaaaaaatatatataggcTATTCTATGCCACTTTGATAAAAAAAGATTCAGAATTATTATTTGTTTCATTTCTTGTCTGTGGCTGCCAACTCCTTGACTCCATTTGATTGTGTGTAACCTAAAGATTCATCTTTCATTTTGAGGGTTGAGTTTAATTATGAatgaatttagtttaattataattAGGTTATGTTTAATTTGAAAGGTTTGAATTTAGTTTTTGATAGGCTTTGTCCTTTTTCATCCACAAGATACGGGTTGCAGCCCATCAAATTGGcacaattctttaaattttttgatatataTTGATTATATGACAGTTAAAATGGTGGCTAATGCTGGAGGTCCACCCAGAGGAAGTGCAGCAGCTGCTGCGAGCTTGCGTAGGCGGAGAACGGCAGGTGGTGGTGGTGCAGCTGCCGGCGGAGGTGCCAGTACGATGCTCCAGTTCTACACTGATGATGCTGCTGGTGCTAGGATGTCTCCCAACACTGTTCTCTTCATGAGCATTGGATTTATTGCTGTTGTCGCCCTTCTTCATGTTTTCGGTAAACTCTACATTCGTCATTAGTGTTTCGTCAATTCATCAAACATGCGTCTGATCGAATGTTTACCCTCCTTTTCCTTTGATGTATCGGATATGACATAATGTTTATGTTTTGGTGGTAGAAAAACCATGGTTTTGTTATTGAATTCCCAACTACAGCGTATGCTTAAAGTTGCTCACTTTACTAGATTGTTTTGATATTCCAGTTGAGAAGCCAAAGGTCTTATTTTATCTCACTACATCAGTGAGCAGCTGCAGCATCAGTTCCACTGATTCATATTATTAATCATACCCGTTGACCCTCCTGCAATTTATCCTGATCTCGCCCTGCGATCCGGTCAACGGGCTGATGTTTCCCATCCTCTCCATGGCTGCCGCAAAGTCGGTGAAGAATGCCGCTGCGTTGGCGCTGTATTGCTGCACCAATGCATCCTGCGACCCGCCATTGAAGAGCTCCTGGTCCGTGTGCAGCAGGCTCCGCTGCGCCATCAAATCCCGGAAATAGGCGTTGTCAAATGCCATTGGAGTCTGGGCGTCCAGCGGGGCTGCAGCCCCGTCGCCGTCGCCCGGTGTCAGCGGGCAGTTCTGTCGACGCAGGGATGCGAAGCCGGGGTCGATGTTGGAGTCGTTGTAGATGTGGGCGCGGTAGTTGGCACAGTAGGCTAGGCCGACGGTGTGTGCACCTGAGAGCGCGGTCATGTCGCGCGCGCTCAAACCCTTGCCGGCAAAGGTGGCGATGAGCTGAGAAAGGCTGGATGTCGTGCTAGGGAGGTTGGCATTGGCCGCGCTCTGGCTGGCGGTGGTGGCGTCCCGGCGACCCAGTGTTACGGTCCATGTCGGGCCACCAAGCTGCAATACATAACGATCATCAGTCACAAACCAGAACAGCATATTTATATTGGCTTTGAGAGGCAAACCAGAACAACGCTGTCCCGGGCAGCTAGCGAGAGTATGTCGGCGCATGAGACAGTGGTCGGGCAGGCAGCTTCGACGGCGGATTTGATGGTGTCGACGACTTCGAAGCCGTGAAGGGAGTTGGCATTTGGGCGGGCGTTCTTCTCTCCGGTGATGGTCGGCGTGTCATCCAGGAGAACCGACGCGTCACATCCCTGATCATAATCAACAGTAAACACCATGCACGTagatataaatataaatacacGCTCGGATCGCTAGTTGAAGGAGATCATATTCTCTGTTCCAAAATTTCCGTGTCCTCGTATTTCTTCGTCGATCGGACGGATTAAATCATATCTCAAGAATATACTACACATCACGAGGATGTCATAACGAAGAGATCGGACGGATTATATCACATCTCAAAAATGTACTACACATCACGAGGATGTCATAACCATCCGACCGATGAGGAGATATGGGGACATAAGAATATTAACACAGAGGATCTGAAGTGCGTACGTTGACGAAGCAATCATGGAAGAAAAGCCTGAGCATGGAAGCGCCAACTCTTCGCTCTCTGTTCACCGCTTGGCTCATTCCCGACCTCACAATGCTCTGCAGGTTCGGGCACGTAGTGCCGTAGAACGTTGCAGAAAGCTGGCCGTCGATGGCAGCGCAGCAAAACAGAGCAACAAAACAGAGCATGCCCGTGAAACCATCGCACAACCTCGCCATGCTTGTTTTAGCTGCAGTGCTGCACGGCACCCCGGAATGAATCATCGATCGAATGGGTTCAGGTATTTATAGGGAAGATTATCAAGCTTGGCAGGCAGGATCATAATGAATTTGCTCAGCTGCGAATTAAATCTCGCATGCAAATTTATGAACAAATAGACATCTCCGTTCCAACCGCCAGCGTAACAGGGTGCGGATTTGCAAGCAAAGCTTCGGTTTATCTTGAGAGCTAACGCAGATGTTTCCAAGTTTGGGGTCTTGGTTTGAATTTAAAGGAGAAGGCGCAGCAAAGAAGCGTCGAGTATTCAGACTTGCTTAGTTCATGCGTTTGAATTATTATCAGAAGATGAGCAGCTTTTCTGGTTGATTGATTAATGAAGTATATGTCACCAGGAACCGTATAATGTCTTCATCTCATTGATTCTTGAATATATATTTtggagaaacaaaataaaaaataagagtcAACTTTTGCTAATATTTTTGTCATGAAAAATACATGacctaattgttttaatttactttaatagaTCTTAGCTTACCCTAGTTATGATATCATGATTAGTGTTCTTATCTGAGATCGTCAGAGGCACCGGTGAGCTATTTTTGAAATTGACGAAATCACTAATCACCAAAGAAAGGAATGGGTCGTCAAAGATGTTCGCCAATcctaagagggagagaaagaaagggaaggatTACAATGGAAACCAGAGGTGCTCTAGCTCAACCCGCATTCCGACATTCAAATAAAATTTCCAGCGACAGGGAAATGGAGAAAAGGAATAATGATATGTAGAAGTATTCATGTGTATAATTATATACATGTCCATATCTTCGTTCGCGAGAGCGGACACCTTTTATATTATTGTCGTTGAAAACTTCTCTTCAGGTATTAATTGATCATGGGATAGTATCATGCCCTGATAAAGGAGATGTCACATCATCATATCTAAAGTCATATCACTGATATTCTGTACTACCGTAGAAGATGATACTATACAAGTTATCATATGATAGGTGCATCATGTTGCCCCATGTGCCTTGACAACTCATGTGATACATTATGAGCCATTGGTTGGTGGGGCCGAAGCATTAGGTCGATGGAGCCAATTGGAGTTTAGATAGAGCATCCAGTCGATTATTGGAAATTTAGTTTTGGTGATCAATAAATTAAATAGGGATAAGATGACTATTTTACAAGTAGACTGTTATAAATAAATTTCTCGAGTGAaggagaaattaatgtttaatgaaggtaaacaaattatgattgtaatattaattaattaatatttataatagattcagtaaataattaatcatattaatcaattgaattaattaataataattgataatatttaagttaaaagacACACCATGTGTTTTTTTCA includes these proteins:
- the LOC122018812 gene encoding protein transport protein Sec61 subunit beta-like codes for the protein MVANAGGPPRGSAAAAASLRRRRTAGGGGAAAGGGASTMLQFYTDDAAGARMSPNTVLFMSIGFIAVVALLHVFGKLYIRH
- the LOC121996505 gene encoding uncharacterized protein LOC121996505 — protein: MKGCIRQIEHLNPSGASEQDILTRAKMLFAEDPKYTKGFKFDHVWNILKNIEKFGTDTMNTAFMKSRQQNANDGSFEQQFFEEAFHTPSSPGVSAFDFNITDSDSGVSSNKRPPGVKKSKNEEKER
- the LOC122018803 gene encoding peroxidase P7-like → MSCQGTWGCFVALFCCAAIDGQLSATFYGTTCPNLQSIVRSGMSQAVNRERRVGASMLRLFFHDCFVNGCDASVLLDDTPTITGEKNARPNANSLHGFEVVDTIKSAVEAACPTTVSCADILSLAARDSVVLLGGPTWTVTLGRRDATTASQSAANANLPSTTSSLSQLIATFAGKGLSARDMTALSGAHTVGLAYCANYRAHIYNDSNIDPGFASLRRQNCPLTPGDGDGAAAPLDAQTPMAFDNAYFRDLMAQRSLLHTDQELFNGGSQDALVQQYSANAAAFFTDFAAAMERMGNISPLTGSQGEIRINCRRVNGYD